In the Bremerella alba genome, one interval contains:
- a CDS encoding 3-oxoacyl-ACP synthase III produces the protein MKYQNVCIEGLGYCLPDEIVTSADIEQRLAPLYERLRLPEGRLELMTGISQRRFFPDVVQPGDVSIHSARNAMAATGIQPGDVGALIHGSVCRDFLEPATACRVHHALGLPQECVVYDVSNACLGILSGAIQIANMIELGQIKAGIVVGTETGRHLVDNTIETLNQSENLSRSDIKLAVASLTIGSASCAMLLCHKDLSRTGNQMIAASARAHTQHHDLCHSVAGKNETGGGNPLMQTDSEKLMAEGIATGGATFADFQAESGWSPDQIDRTICHQVGLTHRKLVLEKLGLPIENDFATVQWLGNTGAAALPTTLALATQTQFIEAGQNVALLGIGSGINCVMIGAQWQTTLVSGTGDMPTNMERSGSLAAG, from the coding sequence ATGAAATACCAGAACGTCTGCATCGAAGGGCTCGGCTATTGCCTGCCTGATGAAATTGTCACTTCGGCTGATATCGAGCAGCGACTGGCCCCCTTATACGAGCGTTTACGGCTTCCAGAAGGGCGTCTGGAGCTGATGACCGGGATTTCGCAGCGGCGATTTTTTCCAGACGTGGTGCAGCCGGGGGACGTAAGTATCCACTCGGCTCGCAACGCCATGGCAGCTACTGGTATTCAGCCTGGCGATGTGGGTGCGTTGATTCACGGTTCGGTCTGTCGCGACTTTCTCGAACCAGCCACCGCTTGCCGCGTGCACCACGCGTTGGGCTTGCCGCAAGAGTGTGTGGTTTACGATGTCAGCAATGCCTGCCTGGGCATTTTGAGCGGGGCGATTCAAATCGCCAACATGATCGAACTGGGCCAGATCAAAGCAGGCATCGTTGTCGGTACCGAGACCGGCCGGCACCTGGTCGACAACACGATCGAAACGCTGAACCAAAGCGAGAACCTCAGCCGCAGCGATATCAAGCTGGCCGTTGCCTCGCTGACAATCGGCTCGGCCAGCTGCGCGATGCTGCTGTGCCATAAGGATCTGAGCCGCACCGGCAATCAGATGATCGCCGCCAGCGCCCGGGCCCACACCCAGCATCACGACCTGTGCCACAGCGTGGCCGGGAAAAACGAAACCGGCGGCGGCAATCCCTTGATGCAGACCGACTCTGAAAAACTAATGGCCGAAGGGATCGCCACCGGCGGAGCAACCTTCGCCGACTTCCAAGCAGAATCAGGCTGGTCGCCCGATCAAATCGATCGCACGATCTGCCACCAGGTCGGCCTGACGCACCGCAAGCTAGTGCTGGAAAAGCTAGGTCTGCCAATCGAGAACGACTTTGCCACCGTCCAGTGGCTCGGTAACACCGGAGCAGCCGCCTTGCCCACAACCCTGGCCCTGGCAACGCAAACGCAGTTTATCGAAGCCGGCCAAAACGTCGCCCTGCTGGGAATCGGCTCAGGCATCAACTGCGTGATGATCGGTGCCCAGTGGCAAACAACGCTAGTCAGCGGAACCGGGGACATGCCGACGAATATGGAACGAAGTGGCTCGCTGGCCGCAGGTTAG